A single window of Candidatus Woesearchaeota archaeon DNA harbors:
- a CDS encoding MarR family transcriptional regulator, with protein sequence MMRCVMLKSLHRRPGDDAEDYLSWLSESFGLAKGRDTEGTLQRVLKTVLQRAKGREGVRVEDVAQELGVAAQRVNYHVRYLIDAGLLVRERRRLFLRQGSLSAAVEEMQKDAERFFERMKEAAKHIDETFSLE encoded by the coding sequence ATGATGCGCTGTGTCATGCTGAAAAGCTTGCATCGGCGTCCAGGAGACGACGCTGAAGACTACCTCTCCTGGCTGAGCGAGAGCTTTGGCCTGGCAAAAGGGAGGGATACTGAAGGAACGCTTCAGCGCGTCCTCAAGACCGTCTTGCAGAGAGCAAAAGGGCGGGAGGGTGTACGCGTCGAGGACGTTGCACAAGAGCTGGGTGTTGCTGCTCAGCGGGTCAACTACCACGTCCGCTACCTCATCGACGCGGGTCTTCTTGTTCGCGAGCGCCGCAGGTTATTTCTCCGCCAAGGGAGCTTGAGCGCTGCAGTGGAGGAAATGCAAAAAGACGCTGAGCGCTTTTTTGAACGCATGAAAGAAGCAGCAAAACACATCGATGAAACGTTCTCGCTGGAATGA
- a CDS encoding Hsp20/alpha crystallin family protein: MRTMVRSWTIWDELRHLQNEMDRLFNTFFTADATWGARPLLTGPEGGSELVPVGYRQALTDLTETDKEFIATIELPGVEKQDIQVNATDDGVEVKVERKEEKKEEDKKKGTYRLERSYAGFYRFIPVPDGVDTENIKATYKNGVLELKMPKVASKKKGKHITVE, encoded by the coding sequence GTGAGAACCATGGTGCGAAGCTGGACCATCTGGGACGAACTACGCCACCTGCAAAATGAAATGGACCGACTCTTCAACACCTTCTTCACCGCCGACGCCACGTGGGGAGCAAGACCCCTCCTCACCGGACCAGAAGGAGGCAGCGAACTCGTGCCCGTAGGATACCGACAAGCCCTAACCGACCTCACCGAAACCGACAAAGAATTCATCGCCACCATTGAACTCCCCGGCGTTGAAAAACAAGACATCCAAGTCAACGCCACAGACGACGGCGTCGAGGTGAAGGTCGAACGAAAAGAAGAGAAGAAAGAAGAGGACAAGAAAAAAGGAACATACCGGCTCGAGCGAAGCTACGCAGGATTTTACCGATTCATCCCCGTCCCTGACGGCGTCGACACCGAGAACATCAAAGCAACCTACAAGAACGGGGTGCTCGAGCTGAAAATGCCCAAAGTTGCCTCGAAAAAGAAAGGCAAGCACATCACCGTAGAGTAA